One Corynebacterium matruchotii genomic window, ATCGCCGAACCAGTACCCACGGTAATCGGGCCCAACACCTTAGCACCCGCACCAATTGTGACATTATCCTCAATGGTCGGGTGTCGCTTCGTTTGAGTGAGCACCTGACCACCCAACGTCACCCCGTGATACAACATCACACCATCACCAATCTCGGTGGTCTCCCCAATGACAATCCCCATGCCATGGTCAATAAAAAACCGACGACCAATCTTCGCACCCGGGTGAATCTCAATACCAGTCAAAAACCGCATGAACTGCGACAACACTCGGGCTAGACCCCGGAACTCCCGCACCCATAACCAGTGAGCCACCCGATGCGCCCAAATGGCATGCAAACCGGAATAAACAATCGCGTTCTCTACATCCCCCCGGGCGGCCGGGTCATGATCCCGGGCATTGGCTAAATCTTCTTTAATGCTTGAAATAATCTTGAACATGCTCTTTCACGAATGATTGGTTGTAGGACAATTTCTGGAGTTACCAACACACAACAACAGTGCGCGCCGGGATATTCCTGTCGGGAGACACCGACGCGAAACCTACCGCATAGCCGGCATAGAAAAACTCCCCTCGCTGGCAATGTTGGCGAGAGGAGCTAGGTACGTTGCGTGACGCGATATTAGCTGCGAATATCTTCGTACAGCACGGTGGAAACGTAGCGCTCACCAAAATCCGGGATGACGGTCACAATGGTCTTACCCTCGTTTTCGGGGCGAGCCGCCAACTCCAGGGCGGCCTTCACATTGGCGCCCGCGGAGATACCACCAAGAATGCCCTCGGATGCGCTCAAGGCCCGTGACGTGGCGATAGCGTCCTCGTTAGAGACGGTCAATACTTCTTCATAGATCTTCTGGTTTAAGACCTCAGGGATGAAGTTAGCACCCAATCCTTGGATCTTGTGCGGGCCAGCCTTGCCGGTGGTCAGCAATGGGGATGCCTCGGGTTCGACTGCGTACACCTTGATGTCAGGATTATGCTTCTTCAGAGCTTCGCCGGCGCCGGTTACGGTGCCACCGGTACCGATGCCAGCCACGAAAACATCCACATTGCCGTCAGTGTCGGCCCAAATCTCCTCGCCGGTGGTCTTGCGGTGAATCTCCGGGTTGGCGGCATTGGCGAACTGGCGGGCCAGGATGGCGTTACCGCGCTCGGCAACGATCTCGTTTGCCTTGTCCACAGCACCCTGCATGCCAGCGGAACCCGGGGTGAGCACGATCTCTGCACCGTAGGCGCGCAGCAGCACGCGGCGTTCCAGCGACATGGTTTCTGGCATGGTCAACACCACGTTATAGCCGCGGGCGGCG contains:
- the epsC gene encoding serine O-acetyltransferase EpsC, with the protein product MFKIISSIKEDLANARDHDPAARGDVENAIVYSGLHAIWAHRVAHWLWVREFRGLARVLSQFMRFLTGIEIHPGAKIGRRFFIDHGMGIVIGETTEIGDGVMLYHGVTLGGQVLTQTKRHPTIEDNVTIGAGAKVLGPITVGTGSAIGANAVVTKDVPAHHIAIGIPAKTRPRQPEERIKLVDPDYYI
- the cysK gene encoding cysteine synthase A, whose translation is MAKIYNDILETIGGTPLVRLNRLDKDLPGNVLVKLEFFNPANSVKDRIGKAIVDAAEAAGELKPGGTIVEATSGNTGIALALVGAARGYNVVLTMPETMSLERRVLLRAYGAEIVLTPGSAGMQGAVDKANEIVAERGNAILARQFANAANPEIHRKTTGEEIWADTDGNVDVFVAGIGTGGTVTGAGEALKKHNPDIKVYAVEPEASPLLTTGKAGPHKIQGLGANFIPEVLNQKIYEEVLTVSNEDAIATSRALSASEGILGGISAGANVKAALELAARPENEGKTIVTVIPDFGERYVSTVLYEDIRS